The sequence gcCTCCTTCAGCCAACAACGGGCAGAGTGCCGTTTCCGTCATACGGAACGGTACTTCCGGCGTAGAAGAAGACATTCATGCTGTTTTGCATCATTTAGCACAACTTACATACCGCTAGTCACGTTTTATATATCCTGGTTGTGTATTGTGAGAAGCTAGTTGACCACACTTCATGGTGGATAACGTGTTGCTTGCAACTCAACAGAACTGCACCGACGTTTGTTTAACTTTTGATATTAGCTAATCAAAGCTAATCAACCACTATGATCTGTGTGTGCCTGCTATTAAGTTAGCTGACTCTACGGGATGTAAAGCATGTGGTAAGCTGGAGTCTAGATTTACTGGGTAACATTAAACAGTAGCCACATAAATTGGGACAAATACAGGCGAAAGAGAAATAACCACATATATAATGTTAACTGCGAGTTGTACCCTTGAAATGCTTCAAATGCGaattactgtgttttatgtagTTGGTTGTGTTTCtcacaatcaatcaataacttTTTCACTCAGACCTGCTACCTTTTAGCTAAAGCCAATAGTATTTCTATTGTCTTTgtaaatggatttaaaaaagtacgaatacagcagtgtaaaatACTccatgcatgaaaaatcctacttaagtgaaagtaacataagtattagcaggaaaatgtatttaaagtattgcAGCAAAAGTAGTGGTTcagtccctctgactgatatattattatatatgacatcattagattaataatactgaagcatcagtgttagagcagcatgttactgttgtagctgctggatttggagctagtttgaactactgtatatactgttagctagtttagtccagtggttcccaacctaggggtcgggccctccaaagggtcaccagataaatctgaagggtcgtgaaatgattaatgggagaggaaagaagaaaaaacaaagttctgatacacaaatctgttttcagtttttggacttttctctaatctttgatttttggtgaattattggatcatttgaacatttattgaaatgaaaccatgtgagaagtttagagggaaaaatcactatttggtggagctgttatcaactcatagacatctgaaatgtgaccctgactacacactgctttttgtaagatgtcaaaagccaaaaaggttggaaaccactggtttcatctttaacaatgtgttgtattttaaaagcttgttatatcaTCCACTGTgccaaatcttcatctgaaaagtaactaaagctgtcaaataagtATTATTAGTGAagtggaagaataaagtagcatcacatgtaaagtacaagtacctcaaaattgtacttaagtacagtacttgagtaaatgcactttccagttactttccaccactggttaaTACTATAGTGCGACAAGTCTCTATCTGTTCTCTCAGCACTGCTGTCTGTAGAACTTGTTGATACTGACCTAATCAATCAATtcagttaaataaaatgtttcaataaCTCTTCTTCACAATGTGGCAATGTTTTGGGTGTGAATGCTGATGCTTTCATATCCAAACTAGGAATGATATCAAAAAAGATCATTATTAAGTGATTGTGGATATTGTTGCCAAGAGACCTTTTATTTATAATCTCACCCTAATGAATACTCAAAAAAAAGGTcagataattgtttttattttaatgatattcatgataaagtttatttaaattgCACAattaaaaccagcaaatatacacaaataaaactataataaaacacaagtaaacaatAGAAACCGCAaacaaaatgagtaaaaagGACAAATTCAAAGCAATGATCAAAACAGCGaccatatttaaaaaatctgcacctaaaaaaaaaatgcttataaaaatataaatacatatgcatacctacacatacacatcatttCAGAGTCGCCTTAACACTAAACATTTTTGATATGAGACTATATTTTGTGCGtagttttacttattttacCCTTACTGCTATGGAGCCTCATTACCAGGAAAAATCATATTATAAAACAGCTAAAATCCTAGACATTATCTTGTCTCATCATAATATGGatattatataaatacagtcaGTATCTCACAACTCAAGCCATCTGTCTGGAAAAAAAGACCCCCGAATGACCTTTTTAATAACAACCCCTTCCTTGTTTAATGGCTTTTCCACATTATTATGTCCCTCACATTCAAAGTTATATAAATGTTGGATTATTTCTGTCTGCTAATatcatcatttgttttgtcattcTCGCTCAGCCCTGAATGTTGGGTCCGCATACTCCAGCATTGATCTTTCAACATTTAAAGAACAAGCATGAGCGGCCTGGATCAAGAACAGCGTCTCCATCCTAGTTGCCGTGACAAAACAACAGTCTCCGGTGATTCATCAGACGTTCATGAGCTTGCCAAGCAGCCTCTCCAAGGTCTAAAATTGGCATCACATGCAGTGCTGGAGAAAGCACAGCAGAGGGGCAGGTTGAAGTGCGCTAAATGTGGAGGATCAAGGATGTTCTTCTGCTACACATGCTGTTCATTAGTGGGTGTCAGCCTGCAAGAAATCCCCTTAATCAAGGTCAGTGAGAGGtcatttgatttttcttttaggCCTTCAGTTTCAGAGCTGCTGTAATAACAGTATCTTTATGTGGTGGAAAATGTTCAGTCATGTCTTTTTATGTAAGATTTATAAAATTTTGCACATGGTGTGGTTGAAATTTAACCGTCTTCTTGACTTGACTGTATATTGTGTGTTGTGCTCAGCTTCCTATCAAGATAGACATCATCAAACACCCCAATGAGACGGACGGCAAGAGCACCGCGATTCATGCCAAGATCCTTGCACCCAGTGATGTCACCATATACACTTACCCTTGCATACCTGAGTTTGAAAAGGACAAGGTTAGTTGCTCCTCAGAACAAAAAAGGAAGAGTTAATCTAACTTCATCTAAGTtcatatttctgcttttttttgtcttattttactGAACATCGTTGGCTTGATCCTTGATGTTTTCAGCTCCAAGTTTAAATGATGTTCACCTGGGGCTTTAACCATTGTCATTCCACTTAATTGAGATGTTATTCATTAATATTGTAAAGCAAGAAACTGCCTTTGAGTCATGTTTTGATAGTTACTATCCACTAAAGTCACGTtattatttaagtaaatgtatgGTATCTGTGCTTAATGTACTATACTAAAGATTTTGGAGATTTAGTCAACTGCTGTTAGAATATATAATTATACTGTAAGTTGACTTTTCTTGTAGTTACATAgccttaaagctgcagtgcagaacttctgtctcccccctctggcagtgagagtaaatagTAGTAACatggatgtaactccagttctatgagtacatgcATGAGCCGGTCCCCATCGTTACTGTTGCAGTTGTAAAActgtggataaattgttttgagcgtcacaaccctcgcgaaatgacttgtttcattCTCAGGATTTGATCCATTCGGGCTGATAACAATTAGAAAGTCTAGAATTAAGtctaaaattaaattattttatccctcaAGTCAGCAGAGGAGCTAGCCCGGAAGTTAGTCAGCTCTGCCGGCAAAAGTCTCTGGCGCACATGCTCTACGGGTGTCCTTCAGCTCTGGcaaaccaatcattgctggtTGATGGAAAACATATCACTACTGGTGCGCCTGCATGGGGATGTCATcacagacaccagattaaaGACTCTGGTATAGTGCGAAATACAGATTTACTGTGTgttgataggcttaatcagcattgtgtgaactcgtttggcatgggcttgaatgtaacagatgttcatttatctgtaaaagtcctgcattctaGCTTTAAGTGCTCgagttgtgtgtgttcattgtagTTAGTACATTTTCACACTcaaattttctcctttttgcttTCTAATCTATTTAATTTAACTGAATTTTCTCATCTTTTGAGTTTTACTTTGCTCCTATCTCACTGTATTTCTCTGCCATTGCTTCCtaaatggaaacacatttttttctactctaGGTTTGAGTGATGGTGGCCCATTCTAAATCTtgtctttctgctctctctaGGTAGTGTTGGTGTTCCCTGGTCCACAGGCAGTCACAGTGCAAGACATGATCCAGTGTTTGCATGACAGGACTGACAGCAGGTCACATGACTCCTCTGACGAACCCTTCCTAAAGAGGCTGAAAAGTGAGGAAGCTCAAGATGCCACACACGCTGCAGAGGACTCGGCCTCAGGGACCCCAGATGAGGCAACAGGCTCAGAGTCAAGGGTGTATCCCCTCCAGAGGGTGGTCTTCATCGACAGCACATGGAACCAAACCACCAAGATCAGCACAGACGAGAGACTGCAAGGTAATCATGGAAGATTGCATTTGCGCAGCCTTTCAAAGGGCTCTGACAGTTGGTGATTATTAGGGGCAACTTTATTTCACCCACAAAGCTGTTTAACATTACATCACTGTGTTCTTGCCTGTATTCTGACTGACATGTGCTCTCCCTCAGATTTGCTCCAGGTAGAGCTGAAGATGAGGAAAACGTGTTTCTGGCGTCGTCAGAAGGGCAAACCAGACACTTACCTAGCTACTATTGAAGCCATTTACTATTTCCTCAAGGACTTCCATGAGAAATGCCTTGCTCAGGAGTACACAGGAGAATACGATAAccttctcttcttctactcCTACCTGCACACAGTTGTCAACAAAGCCAAGATCTCAGCTGGAAAGTGTTGAAAAATGCTGTGAGGAAAGACTGAAATAAGCATCAATTATGAACTGTAGTTGAAGAGTAGATTCACCTGCGAGTTCTTGTATGTCAAGTTTCATCTTATGATTGATATTTTATCTTGTAAGGGATACTGTGAcatctacagtaccagtcaactgtactttaaaaaaaatacaaaggaTTTACAATTGCTAAACATTGGAATATATGTGATACATGTTTTTGAAATTATGGAGGGTCGAACCTGGCATGGTTtaaccaggaaaaaaaaacccacttcaATTCCTTGTGAtgctgaaatttaaaaatatatcttttggtgcattttgtttttgttactgcCACTTCAATTAATTTCAGTTACAGACAGTATGACCAAAATATGAAATCtgatacacaaataaaacaagttcagatacatttaaatatttttatttacaaatcAATACATATGAGTTTGAATTTTACATGTctcattttcagaaaaaatcTCTTTGAATCTTGGGCATCTTGAATAAAGAATATCATTTGTTGCAGACCTAATATATCTGTTCTCCAAAAATGTGTCCAAAGCTGGAAATAGAGCATCTGTTAATGTGTCACTGGACTCAAGAAGTATACGTGGCAAAGCTAGTGAGGGGTGACTAATAGAAGGTCTCTCTGATCTTGCCTTGGAGGCTGTCGCATGTCTTCTTGGCGTCTCCCAGCAACATAGATGTGTTGGGCTTGTAGAAAATGGGATTATCTACTGCAGCGTAGCCCACACCCAAGGTACGCTTCATCACAATCACCTAGAGTAAAGTTAAACAAGTGTACATAATCACTTTTTGTACCACACAACTAAAATGCAGATGTATCATTACATATCAAAGATTATTTAAAGCCAAGGACCAACCTGTTTGGACTTCCACACCTCCAGGACAGGCATGCCAGCAATAATGGAGTTGGGATCCTCTTGTGCTGCTGAATTCACAGTGTCGTTGGCACCGATGACCAATGTCAAGTCTGTCTCTGTTGGCCAAAGACATTTACACGTTAATACACAAGTTAGACAAACACAGTGCAGTCGTCCTTACTAATGTAAGGTTTAGAAGTTAATTCAtatgaattaatttattaaaaatatatctgcAAAGTTAACTATTTACATATGTTTACACAgttattatttacatatttatatcaGCATCTTTAAAAGTTATAATCTCCAGAATCTACGTCTGGTTTTCCTCACATTTAAGTCCTTCTagcctctgattggttagttcagtcacatgtgagttAGAAAGAAGGAAGTGTTGTGAGGCTGATGAAGTGGGGAGAACAGTAAAGTGCTGCTTAAGAAAGTTATCCGTTTATATCCTGCTGTTTCTTCTCATTAAGAGTGATCCGACCACATATCGAACTCTCGCATTACACTAATATTTTTGGGCTCCCCAGCACCACACTTATCTCCCTCTCGCATAAACAGAACCATGTGTCTCGGACTGCATTTCTGGTTGCTAAGAAAACAAGACTGTTGCCCTGATAACATGGCATGTCAAAATATCGAGACACGACTTGAGGCTGCTCTGAGACTAGATGAAAAGGGGGATGTGATTATTACACATAATTAATGTAGTATTAGCTGACAGTTCCCTGCCAAAGTGACAGCCATGTAGTCGTACGTATTCTAACAGCTCTGTCACTGGAAAATTTgtggggaaagaaaaaaaaaaaaaaagtttacctGGGAAGTCGTCGTTGATCTCATCCATCTCCAAAACCACATCATAAGGTACGCCGGCCTCAGCCAAGAGGACATTCAACTGGCCTGGCATACGTCCGGCCACTGGGTGGATACCAAACCTGACGGAGATGAAAGAAAAACGTTACTTCCCATTAACATTAATTTGTTCCAGTAAACTCAATATGAAAACAAAGGGAGCATTCActaatttttttctgacattttttctaAGTCACTGTTGCTAATGATTTTAAAAGGGAAAGTATCaggcacatttccaggtctatatttttattctggggctctactggtaaatctttgcatgatttatagttaaaaaaagactcattatttatcttatactggctctttatgcagcccctcagttcagcctctgtctgtaacaggctgttttagctcccgTCGCTTTAAGGACCCCCTCTCAtggagcccactctgttctgattggttagcttctcAAAGCTGCCTCTctctatgtaaacaaacaatagtagcaGGAATTCACctctttttcttattctttactAAAAATGTCAACGTCTCAAATACAGTGTTCTGCTCTCAGAAGTACTGGAGAAGAGTTGTGCgacatgttttaaattttgatgaacttctcaaatacatgcatacatgttCGAACCGAAATCTGAATTCCATGTGTACAACCCAtggaaaaatcacaaaaagcattttatgtgccctttaacaagaaaaaaaaaagtaagtaaatgtaaataaatctcTACCCCTGATTAGTAATGCAATCCCCCATACCACAATTTAAAATGCACTGACTGACAAGTTTAGATTTGATTTTAATCTAATTACAGTGgataatgatgattttaatcACATCAGGTGTTGAAAAttgtttttgctcaaaacatCTCATTGAAAaggtttgaaatgttttttaaaaaagcagtcGATCCTTGGAACAAACCCATTGAGGGCATCAGAGCAGCAGTAATCTAGACATTTAGAGCAAGAGTGAAGAGCAAAACTGGAGATTCACCTGACAGTCTTGCCTTGTTCCTTCAGCATCTTCACCATGTCTGCAATTGGATACTGGGCTTTTGCGGCACACAAACCCCAGCCTAAACACAGAATATACAGAGAATAAACATACAAAAGCCAAACAAGTTATGTGCTAATCTTATGCAATAATCATCTTTTGTAATCCCTTGGGTTTCTTAAGTCTATTATCCAATAGCATGTCCTATTCTGGATTTGTGTTCTGGTTATTGCCCTATTGGCATAAATAAGCCATTTGAGACATTGACAACATGACACATTATTGTTCATTCttaaataaaaaaggacagCTACACAGCTGGAGTtcaacaacattaaaaccagtCATTCCTCAAGCCTTCATTCCTTCTTTTGTCCTCCTCTGCCTTTCCTCATCCACCACAAGTCTCCTCTCTGTATTAAATCATAGCGTTTCAATGGTCTGAGCGACATTTTTCTAAGGAAAACTTTTGTGTGGTGTGCATTTGAGTCCCCTGCGTGCAAAGAACTCCTTTCCCTGTGTCTGCATAACCCTCTTTTAACCCTGGTGGTTGGGTACCTTGTAGAGTTCAGCATTACCCCTAATCGAGTTTTTTGAAGCCAGTCACCCGTAACCCGTATCTTCTAATTCCCCAGACAACTGGAGCCTTCTGTTTCCTCACTGCCGTGCTTTGTTGTTGACAGCGCATGGAGAAGTTTTGAGTCTGGAATCAATAGCTCCTATGacttttcactgtttctctAATTAAACCAGCATGTTGGACCACACAGCTGTCCTTGCGTTGGTTTTGAGCCATTGGAAAACAACAGCAATCCCAGTATCCAAGTCATTCTGCGTAGTTCCTCTCGCTCGGGCCACTCATCAGTTGTCAGGCAAGTTTGGCGTTTATTATTTATGAATCAAGATGTGGTCATCATCTCACTCAAAAATCAAATTCATCACCATCTACACTTCCCTAACAAACATGTACTGACAAACGGGCTTTATTTATGTGTGTCACAAGAGACCAGGTGGCTGTGGGATCACTTGTGGGCAAACTGCTCCCCCTTTTGGTCATCATGCTTCAATATTCTGAATTTAATTACTACTATATCAATCACTCCAAGATCCTGACCATTTCCAAAGGCTTTGCTTGAGCTTCTAACTTTTCCAGGGCTGCTGTGCAAACATTTTTGATCTTGACTTTGGCAGAGCAGTCCAGCTCAGCCTTTGTGTCGAATGAAGTTAATCAGATGAGAGAGATAGTTGATATTATTGATCCAGGCAgtctgaggagctgcagctggagTGGACTGGATCCATGCAGCGCAGAGAATCTGATATTACAGTTGTGCTTCACCTCAGTCTCTGATGTCAACTCAAAGCTCTTTCTACACCTGTCTCTTCCAATGGCTCAGGTCTTTCTCAGAAGCGTCTGCTTTTTCTACTGTATCCCCTTAATGTGCAGCgtttaaaataaaacaccaaaatCTGGTTTAGTTTTcagctcaaaaacaaaacaggcagACTTGACGCACCGACAGGTGACTTTATGAGACAGTAACAATTGAATGTCTTGGTTTTACTCAAAATTTTTAACTTTGCCTGTTTTCAAACCTTAAGatatctgttgttgttgattggcttcaaagaaaatgtttttctgatgCATCAACTGGCTTTAGTTTAAACCTTAAACATTCCCAAGTGATAACCGTTTATTGCcttattgctgtacagactgtgaaGCCCcgtgaggcaaatttgtgatataTGATATtaggctatacaaataaatttgacaaaaaatacaatattaaaattgtattaatGAGCAGATATTACATGAAATCTCTGTCACTTGTTTATGTTTCAAATAATACAGCTGTGCTCAGCAACATGCATCTTTGAAAATTTATCTTTACCGAGAATTGTTTTTACTTGCCAAAAATGACTAATCTATTGTATACAGCTGTAGGCAGGTGAGCCGGTATGTTAATTTCAGCTACTAATAAGAGTAACAGCTGAAGAGGAGGTATCTTGTGTTACATGTAGAGTATGTACCTggtgtgatgatgatgctgtTGGCTTCTTTAATTATGTCAATGGTCTGGTCCACATTGACCTCAGTGTGAGTGCCAACAATCTCCATGGGCTTACCGCCCGCTGTGGAGGTGGTGCCATACCCACCCAGGATCACATTGGGCAGGGAGCGGTTCATTGCCTtagaagagaggaggaacaaTAACTCAGGTTCATAATTGGGATTTACTGGCAGGTAGGATGGTGGCAGTGGTGTCTATGCACATGGGACTgtgatgtgtgcatgtttctaCTCACCACACACATGATGTAAGAGAGGATGGCACCAGaggagccaatcagagctccAACGATGGTCATGAGATTGTTGTCTAGCAGGAAACCTTCAGCACAGAGCGCCCATCCAGAGTAGCTGTTCAACACGGTGATGACCACGGGCATGTCAGCACCTCCGATGGCTGCTGTCAGGGTTACACCCTATGAGGAAGATGGAGAAattgtacaaaaataaaacgTGGGggtcagcaaaaacatttgagctgcttaaactaattaaaaacaactttttgttGATGCATGTTTGCAAAATGTAATGCAACAATATGATAATTATGGTGTGAATTTCTACCTAATCTGAAACAACAAAGGAATTTGACATTGTTTACAATCTCCTATaaggatgtttttaatgtattttaccATTATACTGTACCACAACTTACAATATCTCAGCATGTAGAGTTGAAAACAATGAATATATGCCAGCTGTTACTCTCAGTGGGAatattatttaatcatttcattcaaaagAGGTTAATGTTCTGACACATTAAACTTTTTCCAAATGAATTGATTCCTTTTTTCTGAAACCAAATGTTGCAcatcatttgttttaatatgcATTTTGCTCCATGTGTTCTCAGCAAAGTGAAGCACCACCCTTCAATCACTTTCAGTGAATACTCACCATAACAGTGGAAAGCCCAGACACCCCCAGTAGACACCCCATGCCTGTGCCATAGCTGGAACTGAGCATGAAGGGCACCATGCCTGCCACTGACGCTGCCATCAGACCACCATTTAACATGTGGCGTCCTGGCAACATCAGGGGGGCGGAGTCCAGGATGCCtgggaaaaacacagaaacattttcaacaaacatTCTCAGGGAAGCCTGAAATTGAAGCCGCTCTTCTGCATGACTTAAGGGAAATGATAtaataaaacactaataaataaaacacttttccCCTCAGTGATGTTGCATGTCTTTGAACCCTCAGACTTCTGTCAAAGCCTCTAATCAGCTGTCCATTCACAAATCACAGCCACTGCCCTGCCCATGACAAATTACCGGAAAGCTTCTCATGTGTTCCTCTTGATCAGTTGCACTACAACGTTAATTAGTAACTgctgacacatgcacacaaactcGCAGTCCAGGCCTGGATTTACCAGACAATCTTTGGCTTGCAGAGCTCAGTGTGTTTATATGGATATTTGTGTGTCAAATGAAGAACGGTGATCAGACTTGTAAAGGGGATAATCTGCTTTATAATTTGTCTCTTTCACAAAATATACATGTACTTTTATACTGTGAATGCTCAAAATATTGTTAAGTATAATTGAATACCTTGAAGCTTGCCGTAGGCCACCAGCGATCCACTGAAAGTGACGCCTCCGATGTAAGTGCCCAGATACGCCACGGTCTTGAGTACACCTGCGGCTGGGTGAGTGTCCAGGTGAGGGTACTCGATCATGAACTCTGCGACGCAGGTGAGAACCGCTGCCAGCCCCACAAGGCTGTGGAAGGCCGCCACAAGCTGAGGCAAGTCTGAGATTTCAATACGCTTGGCAATGGTCAGACCTGCAGTCGAGATATGAGCATCAGcccaaaagaaagaaaagagagttCAGTAAATCTCAGTGAGTTACTATGTCTGGCTAAATCAAGCACCAGACACCAAACTTCTCATGCACATTGGCTAAGTTTgaatacaaaaaacatttataagtacaaatattaaagaaaaagtaTGAGCAAATCTTTAAAAGGCAGATGCCTGTTTTCAGTTACTTCACTCTTAACAAATGGGGCCTGATCTTCAAAGTAGGTCAAAAGAGTCTTAAgtatttaagtgtgttttctcAAAAACATGGGATTACTAATTAAACATCATGCTTtgatgcttgtgtgtgtgtgtgttcatgttgacTCTAAGATCATTTATCATCCTGCTTTCTTAAATTACTATTAACATGTACAACATTCAGACATGATGACGAAATCCACTCATCTCAGTATCTGGACAGaatgattgattttctgttatgaGTTAGAAAACGTTCACAACTCTTCAAAGACTGGAGGAGTCGCATGCCAAGTTAACATGTAACTCATTCATGATGGTCTTGTAGTTTTCCAAATAAACTGTTAGACTTCAAAAAAGAGCCATACCCaaaatttattaattttgtttctttttaaatggaGACCGAAACACAGAGCTGACTCATTGGTGGGTCTCTTTGCCACACTGCACCGGAGGACAAGATCTGTTCTTAAACAAAAgtgctgaaatgaatgataatCAATGCCACAATAGACATTTTGCAGCACAATTCATCTATCAATTATTTGAAAAACTCaaattttgttcttttctgtaacaaaaacaaattaatcagCAGCGTGTAACAAAAGAGAGGAACATCTGCCATGAGGGCATCATGTGTATCTCAAATTGTAGCTTCTCTAAAAGTGGGAAGCTACCTACCCAGAGTTCCTCCAGTGGCCATGGCCAGTGACATCTGTGACAGCAGTTCTGGTGAAGGTTTGAGGGCGCCAAGGGTGGCGGCGATGCCCCCTGCCACTCCCATCATGCCCAGGGCATTACCCAAGCGACTGGTGCCCTGCGCTGAAAGGCCTGCCAGAGCGCCGACACAGCACAAGCCTGAGCCCAAGTACATCATCTGAGGTGAACAAACACAAGTCAGCTTTACTTTAGTAGCCCTAGATCACAGATACAGTCTCAGTCGAGTCAAGGCATCCTTAGGGGTTAGGCTAAAGAGGATATGAGGAATAAACACTTGGATTTGGATTCAAGGAATGAGGATAAGGATTTGCTTTAAAGATAGTTGACTTCTCCCCATCCCCCCTTTCGTTTTCTTTTGTATCTTTTTGGGGCTACTACGTAATTACTCTTTTTTTAGCTTTGTATTGCATCAGGGGGATTTCTGATTTTGCATGAGATTGGCATCTGTTTTTAATCGCAGAGCAATGACATGttaattgtaattatttgtGGTGTTGTGGATTTTGTTGTCTCGGTTGACAAGATTGGGGAGTTGGGGGAGTGTTATCCTCAataaatttttgttttgtcttgtatGTATCATGTTTATAGGTTCACTATGGAAATA comes from Thunnus maccoyii chromosome 1, fThuMac1.1, whole genome shotgun sequence and encodes:
- the dtwd1 gene encoding tRNA-uridine aminocarboxypropyltransferase 1, whose amino-acid sequence is MSGLDQEQRLHPSCRDKTTVSGDSSDVHELAKQPLQGLKLASHAVLEKAQQRGRLKCAKCGGSRMFFCYTCCSLVGVSLQEIPLIKLPIKIDIIKHPNETDGKSTAIHAKILAPSDVTIYTYPCIPEFEKDKVVLVFPGPQAVTVQDMIQCLHDRTDSRSHDSSDEPFLKRLKSEEAQDATHAAEDSASGTPDEATGSESRVYPLQRVVFIDSTWNQTTKISTDERLQDLLQVELKMRKTCFWRRQKGKPDTYLATIEAIYYFLKDFHEKCLAQEYTGEYDNLLFFYSYLHTVVNKAKISAGKC